A region from the Triticum urartu cultivar G1812 chromosome 1, Tu2.1, whole genome shotgun sequence genome encodes:
- the LOC125555604 gene encoding E3 ubiquitin-protein ligase RZFP34-like, with amino-acid sequence MDLGAEQHGCEHYTRRCRIRAPCCGEVFGCRHCHNQAKNSLEVDLLDRHEIPRHEISKVICSLCNKEQDVQQNCSGCGACMGKYFCEKCNFFDDDISKKQYHCDGCGICRTGGIDNFFHCEKCGCCYSNVLKDSHHCVERAMHHNCPVCFEYLFDSTMDISVLHCGHTIHLECLNEMRVHHHFSCPVCSRSACDMTDAWQKLDQEVAATPMPEFYQKKMVWILCNDCGAKSSVRFHVLAQKCPGCSSYNTRETRGGPAIAACSRV; translated from the exons atggATTTGGGAGCAGAGCAGCACGG CTGCGAGCATTACACGAGGAGGTGCAGGATACGGGCGCCCTGCTGCGGCGAGGTCTTCGGCTGCCGGCATTGCCATAACCAAGCTAAG AATTCGCTGGAGGTGGACCTCCTCGACCGGCACGAAATCCCCCGCCACGAAATCAGCAAG GTTATCTGCTCTCTCTGCAACAAAGAACAGGAT GTGCAACAGAACTGCTCCGGTTGCGGGGCATGCATGGGAAAATACTTCTGTGAAAAATGCAACTTCTTTGACGATGAT ATCTCAAAGAAGCAGTACCACTGCGATGGATGCGGCATCTGCAG AACTGGCGGCATAGACAACTTCTTCCACTGCGAAAAATGCG GGTGTTGCTACAGCAATGTTTTGAAGGACTCTCATCATTGTGTGGAACGAGCAATGCATCACAACTGCCCTGTCTGCTTCGAG TACCTATTTGACTCGACTATGGACATCAGCGTACTGCACTGCGGGCACACGATCCATTTGGAATGCCTGAACGAGATGAGGGTTCATCATCA CTTCTCGTGCCCGGTCTGCTCACGGTCGGCCTGCGACATGACCGATGCATGGCAGAAGCTCGACCAGGAGGTCGCCGCCACGCCGATGCCAGAGTTCTACCAGAAGAAGATG gTATGGATCCTCTGCAACGACTGCGGGGCGAAGTCGAGCGTGCGCTTCCACGTCCTGGCGCAAAAGTGTCCTGGGTGCAGCTCCTACAACACCAGGGAGACGAGGGGCGGCCCGGCTATAGCGGCGTGCTCCAGAGTCTGA